One stretch of Oncorhynchus keta strain PuntledgeMale-10-30-2019 chromosome 18, Oket_V2, whole genome shotgun sequence DNA includes these proteins:
- the LOC118388757 gene encoding lysosomal amino acid transporter 1 homolog isoform X2 has protein sequence MFCFLLSTLPQIYEAYRNGKVEEAMSFGFLLFLFSGDLSSLIGCVLTSQLPIQIVTVVFYIFTDLLLISQFLYYKIKNNSSKKRPVLKWLCFLWCGASTVALLILPKFITDNNNSANTESASNSVEISGYACGYVASIFYLSSRFPQLYKNFKRQSTEGTSYMLFALAMMGNGTYGLSVIVVLPALSGSKQAFILKHLAWLIGSLGVLLLDFFVTAQFIIYRKNHSAKTSKKMNVPEVEPLLCEEEDLSTF, from the exons ATGTTCTGTTTCTTGCTGTCTACTCTACC ACAAATCTATGAGGCTTATCGCAATGGTAAAGTGGAGGAGGCCATGTCGTTTGGCTTTCTGCTCTTCCTCTTCAGTGGGGACCTCAGCAGTCTAATAGGCTGCGTCCTGACCAGCCAGCTGCCCATCCAG attgtGACAGTAGTGTTCTACATCTTCACTGATCTCCTGCTCATCTCCCAGTTCCTCTACTACAAGATAAAGAACAACTCATCTAAAA AGCGCCCCGTGTTGAAGTGGTTGTGTTTCCTGTGGTGTGGGGCTTCCACTGTGGCCCTCCTGATTCTCCCCAAGTTCATCACTGACAACAACAACTCTGCCAACActgag AGTGCCTCTAACAGCGTGGAGATTTCTGGTTATGCCTGTGGATACGTGGCCTCCatattctacctctcctctcgtTTTCCACAGCTCTACAAAAAT TTTAAGCGACAGTCTACAGAGGGCACGTCGTACATGCTGTTTGCCCTGGCCATGATGGGCAACGGGACCTACGGGCTCAGTGTCATTGTGGTTCTACCAGCTCTGTCCGGCTCCAAACAGGCCTTCATTCTCAAACATCTGGCCTGGCTCATCGGCAGCCTGGGAGTCCTCCTCCTAGACTTCTTT GTCACTGCCCAGTTCATCATCTATAGGAAGAACCACTCCGCTAAAACCAGCAAGAAGATGAACGTTCCTGAAGTAGAACCTCTGCTCTGTGAAGAGGAGGATCTGTCCACATTCTAG
- the LOC118388757 gene encoding lysosomal amino acid transporter 1 homolog isoform X1 encodes MAHARFPGRTANVAANLTSPVLGRPLCSNGTPWILYLFEQCVDNVWEYWSVVIGLISMFCFLLSTLPQIYEAYRNGKVEEAMSFGFLLFLFSGDLSSLIGCVLTSQLPIQIVTVVFYIFTDLLLISQFLYYKIKNNSSKKRPVLKWLCFLWCGASTVALLILPKFITDNNNSANTESASNSVEISGYACGYVASIFYLSSRFPQLYKNFKRQSTEGTSYMLFALAMMGNGTYGLSVIVVLPALSGSKQAFILKHLAWLIGSLGVLLLDFFVTAQFIIYRKNHSAKTSKKMNVPEVEPLLCEEEDLSTF; translated from the exons ATGGCCCACGCCCGCTTCCCGGGAAGGACTGCAAACGTGGCTGCTAACCTGACTTCCCCGGTGCTGGGTCGACCACTGTGCTCTAATGGGACGCCCTGGATCCTCTATCTGTTCGAGCAATGCGTGGATAATGTGTGGGAATACTGGAGCGTAGTCATCGGGCTGATCTCAATGTTCTGTTTCTTGCTGTCTACTCTACC ACAAATCTATGAGGCTTATCGCAATGGTAAAGTGGAGGAGGCCATGTCGTTTGGCTTTCTGCTCTTCCTCTTCAGTGGGGACCTCAGCAGTCTAATAGGCTGCGTCCTGACCAGCCAGCTGCCCATCCAG attgtGACAGTAGTGTTCTACATCTTCACTGATCTCCTGCTCATCTCCCAGTTCCTCTACTACAAGATAAAGAACAACTCATCTAAAA AGCGCCCCGTGTTGAAGTGGTTGTGTTTCCTGTGGTGTGGGGCTTCCACTGTGGCCCTCCTGATTCTCCCCAAGTTCATCACTGACAACAACAACTCTGCCAACActgag AGTGCCTCTAACAGCGTGGAGATTTCTGGTTATGCCTGTGGATACGTGGCCTCCatattctacctctcctctcgtTTTCCACAGCTCTACAAAAAT TTTAAGCGACAGTCTACAGAGGGCACGTCGTACATGCTGTTTGCCCTGGCCATGATGGGCAACGGGACCTACGGGCTCAGTGTCATTGTGGTTCTACCAGCTCTGTCCGGCTCCAAACAGGCCTTCATTCTCAAACATCTGGCCTGGCTCATCGGCAGCCTGGGAGTCCTCCTCCTAGACTTCTTT GTCACTGCCCAGTTCATCATCTATAGGAAGAACCACTCCGCTAAAACCAGCAAGAAGATGAACGTTCCTGAAGTAGAACCTCTGCTCTGTGAAGAGGAGGATCTGTCCACATTCTAG